Sequence from the Anaerolineales bacterium genome:
AAGTCGAGGCGGCCTCGGATCCTCCTGCTGGACTCCGCTACCGGACGGTGATCCGGGGCACGCGGGTGCAGCTCCCCGGCGGCGCCTGCGCCCACTGCATGTCCACGCCCGCCCGTCGCAAGCTGAGTGTCCGGGGTAGCCTGCCCGCCGGCCAGGTCCTCGGCCAGCGCCGCGCCACCCGTTTCTCCATCCCACTTTGCTCTCGCTGTCATCGGCGTGCCAGCAGCCGAACCCCGGAGGAACGCTCCGCCCGCCTGCAGGCTCACCTGATCTCCGCTCTGGTAGCCCTGTTCGTCCTGGTCGTCACCCTGATGCTGGACGTGGTCAACTTGCAGGGTGGGGGCGAGGTCAGCGGGGTATTGCTGCTGATCATCCTGGTGCTGGGCTATGCCATCCCCGCCTTCATGCTGTCCAACCGTGCCAACCGCTTCCTTCCGCCTGCGGATGCGCTGTTCGTGCAAACGACTTTGCTGGTGCCCGAAGAGACCCAGGGGCTGGAGACAGCCTTTGAATGGCGGAACCGGGAGTACGCTGAGCGTTTTCTAGAGGCGAATCAAGAAGCCGTGCTTGGACGCGCCATTCAGGTGAAGGACCGCTCCGAGCTCACCGCCTGAAAGGAAATCGGCCGAGCCCCGAGCAAGAACCATGAGCTTGCTGCCGCGAACTCAAACCCTGGCGATCTGCCCGGTGTGCGGGGTTACCCACCACCCCGGGCAAGCCCCTTGCCCGTCCCCGGCCAACGAGGACTTATCCCCCACGGCCCATTCCTTGCTGGCTGCGCCGCCTCCGGTCATGCCCCAGGGGGAGAGGCAGCCTCCGGCCTCGGCCGCGCCCGACGCAGCGGGCCAGGCGCAGCCACCCAGGCCCGAGCCCGCCACGCCTCCTGCGGCTGCGCCCCGTCCGTCGTCCCGGGCTCTGCCAGACGAGATGATTCGCTCGCTGGTCGATCAGGGAATCATCGTCGACGAGGATGCGCGCGGCCCACGGCTGACCGGCATGCCCGTCCGCGGTCGCGGCCAGGCTACGGGTCGCTTGAGCGCGACCGATATCGTGCGTCTCGTCGCCAACCTGGATGGCGGTGTGCTCCCGGCTGACCAGCGGCAGCACTGCCCGCATTGTGACGCCGTCGTGCCGCGGCAGGCCAGCCGCTGTTCCTGGTGCGGCAACGGCCTTTCCGCTCCCTGATCCCAGCCCTCTCCGCCTCCGTTGAGAATTCCCCCCTCCAGGGGAGACCCCCGCCCGGTATAATGACCGGCTCGACCGATTCCAGCAAGGGCAAGGCAGATGCGGCAGGACCAAATCGTCGTCGTCGGAGCGCGGCAGCACAACCTGAAGAACATCACGGTCGCCATCCCGCGCGACAAGCTGGTGGTGATCTCAGGCATCTCAGGCTCGGGCAAATCCTCGCTGGCCTTCGACACGATCTTCGCCGAGGGCCAGCGACGCTACGTCGAGTCGCTCTCCGCCTACGCCCGCCAGTTCCTTGGCCAGCTGGACAAGCCGGATGTGGACTCCATCGACGGCCTGTCGCCGGCCGTGTCCATCGACCAGAAGGGGGTTTCCCACAATCCTCGCTCGACGGTTGGCACCGTCACCGAGACGTACGACTATCTGCGCCTGCTGTTCGCCCGGATCGGGACGCCCCACTGCCCGATCTGCGGCCGGCCGGTGCTCCAACAATCCGCCCAGGAGATCGTCGATACGCTTGAGTCCCTGCCGGACGGCTCGCGCATCATGCTGTTGGCTCCGCTGGTGCGCGGGCGCAAGGGCACGCATCAGGCAGTGTTGGACGACGCCCGCCAATCCGGCTTCACCCGCGTCCGCGTCGATGCCCAGGTCCACTCCGTGGAAGACGCGCCCAAGATGGACCGCTACAAGATTCATGACATCGAAGCCGTGGTCGACCGGTTGCTCATCCAGGCGCAGAGCGGGGAGGAGGCCGAGGCCGCCCGGACGCGCCTGACCGACAGCGTCGAGACCGCGCTGCGCTGGGGGAACGGCGCCATGATCGTCGCCCATCTCAACGCGGATCCCCCGGTCGATATCCCGTTCTCCGAGCGACTGGCCTGCCCTGAGCACGGCACCACGCTGTCCGAGATCGAGCCTCGCACGTTCTCCTTCAACACCCCCCACGGCGCCTGTCCGGAGTGTCAGGGGCTAGGCAGCAAGCTGGAGATCGATCCCGACCGCATCATCCCCGACAAGAGCCTGTCGATCAGCGACGGCGCGGTTGTGGCCATGGAGTGGTCCAACCAGAGTCGGGAACGCCGCGGTTACTACTGGCAGATGGTCGAGGCGGTCGCCGACGCCTACGATATTGATTTGGATGCCCCAGTGTCCAGGCTGACGGCGAAGCAGCTGCAGTTGATCCTGTATGGCACTGGCGACGAGGAAGTCCAGGTGCGCTATGTCAGCCGCGAGGGCCGGCGGGCGAGCTTCCGCGCCTCGTACGAGGGGATCATCGGCAATCTGGAGCGCCGCTACCAGGAGACGCAGTCCGACTTCGTCCGCACTCGGATCCAGGAGTACATGTCGGAACGGCCGTGTCCGGTCTGCGGCGGCAAGCGCCTGCGGCCAGAGGCCCTGGCTGTCACTGTCGATGGTGTCAACATTGTCGAGGTCACGGCCTGGCCGGTGGCCCGCACGCTGAGCCGGGTGAAGCGCCTGCAGGACCCGGCCGGTCCGCTCAGTCCGCGCCAGCAGCAAATCGCGGACCAGGTCCTCAAGGAGATCCACAGCCGTCTGGGGTTCCTGGTGGATGTCGGGCTGGACTACCTGACGCTCGACCGCTCAGCGGCGACGCTCTCCGGAGGCGAGGCCCAGCGCATCCGGCTGGCGACCCAGATCGGCTCGCGCCTGATGGGCGTGTTGTATGTCCTGGATGAGCCCTCCATCGGGTTGCACCCGCGCGACAACGATCGGCTGATCCGCACCCTGGAAGGCATCCGCGACCTGGGGAACACGGTGCTCGTGGTCGAGCATGACGAAGCGACAATCCGTGCCGCCGACTGGGTGATCGATCTCGGTCCGGGGGCCGGCGGCGCCGGCGGGGAGATCGTGGCCGAAGGCACTGTGGCCCAGGTTTCCCGCAATCGGGCTTCGGTCACAGGCCGGTACCTGGCCGGCAAGCTGCGCATTGACGTCCCGAATCAGCGCCGCGGCGGCAATGGCAAGTTCCTGACGATCGTCGGGGCGCGTGAGAACAACCTCAAGGACCTGACGGTCCGCATCCCGCTCGGCCGCTTCGTGTGCATCACCGGCGTCTCCGGATCCGGCAAGTCCACCCTGGTCGTCGAAGTCCTGCACAAGGCGCTGGCGCGCAGCCTGCATGGAGCCCACGAGATGCCCGGGGAGCATGACCGGCTGGAGGGGGTCGAGCACATCGACAAGGTGATCAACATCGACCAGAGCCCGATCGGGCGCACCCCCCGTTCGAACCCCGGGACCTATACCGGCCTCTTCGACGAGATCCGCAGCCTGTTCGCCGAGCTGCCGGAATCCAAAGTGCGCGGCTACAAGGCCGGTCGGTTCTCCTTCAACGTCCACGGCGGCCGGTGCGAGGCTTGCGAGGGACAGGGCCAGCTGCGGATCGAGATGCAGTTCCTGCCGGACGTGTACGTCCTGTGCGAGGTGTGCCACGGGGCGCGCTTCAACCGCGAAACCCTGCAGGTGCGTTTCAAAGACAAGACCATCGCCGACGTTCTGAGCACAACCATCGATGATGCAGTCGGGTTCTTCGCCGCCTTCCCCGCCATGGGTCGGAAGCTCAAGACCCTGCAGGACGTGGGACTCGGCTACGTCACCATCGGCCAGCCGGCACCGACGCTCTCCGGTGGGGAGGCCCAGCGGGTCAAGCTATCGCGCGAGCTCTCCAAACGGTCGACCGGCCACACGCTGTACGTGCTGGACGAACCCTCGGTCGGCCTGCACGCC
This genomic interval carries:
- the uvrA gene encoding excinuclease ABC subunit UvrA; its protein translation is MRQDQIVVVGARQHNLKNITVAIPRDKLVVISGISGSGKSSLAFDTIFAEGQRRYVESLSAYARQFLGQLDKPDVDSIDGLSPAVSIDQKGVSHNPRSTVGTVTETYDYLRLLFARIGTPHCPICGRPVLQQSAQEIVDTLESLPDGSRIMLLAPLVRGRKGTHQAVLDDARQSGFTRVRVDAQVHSVEDAPKMDRYKIHDIEAVVDRLLIQAQSGEEAEAARTRLTDSVETALRWGNGAMIVAHLNADPPVDIPFSERLACPEHGTTLSEIEPRTFSFNTPHGACPECQGLGSKLEIDPDRIIPDKSLSISDGAVVAMEWSNQSRERRGYYWQMVEAVADAYDIDLDAPVSRLTAKQLQLILYGTGDEEVQVRYVSREGRRASFRASYEGIIGNLERRYQETQSDFVRTRIQEYMSERPCPVCGGKRLRPEALAVTVDGVNIVEVTAWPVARTLSRVKRLQDPAGPLSPRQQQIADQVLKEIHSRLGFLVDVGLDYLTLDRSAATLSGGEAQRIRLATQIGSRLMGVLYVLDEPSIGLHPRDNDRLIRTLEGIRDLGNTVLVVEHDEATIRAADWVIDLGPGAGGAGGEIVAEGTVAQVSRNRASVTGRYLAGKLRIDVPNQRRGGNGKFLTIVGARENNLKDLTVRIPLGRFVCITGVSGSGKSTLVVEVLHKALARSLHGAHEMPGEHDRLEGVEHIDKVINIDQSPIGRTPRSNPGTYTGLFDEIRSLFAELPESKVRGYKAGRFSFNVHGGRCEACEGQGQLRIEMQFLPDVYVLCEVCHGARFNRETLQVRFKDKTIADVLSTTIDDAVGFFAAFPAMGRKLKTLQDVGLGYVTIGQPAPTLSGGEAQRVKLSRELSKRSTGHTLYVLDEPSVGLHAADVHMLIEVLQQLVDQGNTVIIIEHHPDVIKVADWVIDLGPEGGERGGELVAEGTPEQICQVPASYTGIFLQPHLDS